From the Rhodospirillales bacterium genome, one window contains:
- a CDS encoding adenylate/guanylate cyclase domain-containing protein: MPFGFRSSRAKGPDGSAARWARGCLLGLATGLGGALLAASPAGTAFEETLGLSWLFNIRGPIAAPPDMAVVTLDRATAETLQLSHRSSDWPRTLYAEVVDSLTARGASVIVFDMMFDTAGSAAETAAFAEAVARAERVVLFQPLRTRKRPVTTSSGGGGAWLWRETLVSPVRQLAVAARALAPFPLPKVPARVSRFWSFKPSVGDAPTLPVAALQVLALPSLGGWAQLLSNAGAPGADRLPMSGEALADAGAVRAYMQSLRHMFLNDPGLGVRIRALLANREPSPESRLFAALAGAYAGADSHVLNFYGPAGSVRTIPYHRLRRGEAGGDPVRDDLAGACVFVGVAELYSPEQQDAFHTVYSSADGIDISGVEIAATAFGNLLTGRTMRQAGAAAGAVLVLALGIVVGAVAYVLPAATAVPAVALVAGGYVAAAQLAFNRADLWLPLATPVLVQLPFALLVGVLGQYLLARRQRARAGRAIRYFVPEAVAAALTERDLEPSALNRVVYAACLASDAQGYTAFSEKLEPTALALIMKEYFDALAEAVRRHDVDVWAFVADSLMCAWTAAAPDIAVRRKACLAALDARAAMDRFARERTGGRLMTRIGLHDGQVQVGPAGGGGRFVYNVTGDPANTAARIQNLNKRLHAKLLASMQVVEGVDEVLVRPLGDFQIVGKAEPIAICEIITHRSTATAHHLEVCERFEEALDAYRQRQWTTAEDLFAVVLDLEPHDGPSRLYRQACKRNQMLPRGAASTVITDSRS, encoded by the coding sequence ATGCCGTTCGGCTTCCGGTCGAGCCGCGCCAAAGGACCGGACGGCAGTGCGGCCCGGTGGGCGCGGGGGTGTCTGCTCGGCCTCGCGACCGGGCTCGGCGGCGCCCTCCTCGCCGCTTCGCCTGCGGGTACGGCATTCGAAGAAACACTCGGTTTGTCGTGGCTGTTCAACATCCGCGGACCGATCGCGGCCCCGCCCGACATGGCTGTCGTTACTCTCGACCGGGCGACGGCGGAAACGCTGCAGCTCTCCCATCGCTCGTCGGATTGGCCCAGGACCCTTTACGCGGAGGTTGTTGACTCGCTGACGGCGCGCGGCGCCTCGGTCATCGTGTTCGATATGATGTTCGACACCGCCGGCTCCGCTGCGGAGACTGCGGCGTTTGCAGAAGCCGTAGCGCGGGCCGAGCGCGTCGTCCTGTTCCAGCCGCTGCGCACCCGCAAGAGGCCGGTGACCACCAGCAGCGGCGGCGGCGGCGCATGGCTGTGGCGCGAGACACTGGTGTCGCCGGTGCGGCAACTGGCGGTCGCCGCCCGCGCTCTGGCGCCGTTCCCGCTGCCCAAGGTGCCCGCCCGGGTCAGCCGCTTCTGGAGCTTCAAGCCGTCGGTGGGCGATGCCCCGACCCTGCCGGTCGCCGCCCTGCAGGTCCTCGCCCTGCCGAGTCTTGGCGGCTGGGCACAATTGCTCTCCAACGCCGGAGCGCCCGGCGCCGATCGGCTTCCGATGTCCGGGGAGGCGCTCGCCGACGCCGGCGCGGTGCGGGCCTACATGCAATCGCTGCGTCACATGTTCCTCAACGATCCCGGACTGGGGGTGCGGATCAGGGCATTGTTGGCGAACCGGGAGCCCTCTCCCGAAAGCCGGCTGTTCGCGGCGCTCGCCGGCGCCTACGCGGGGGCGGACAGTCATGTCCTCAACTTCTATGGTCCCGCCGGCTCCGTCCGCACCATTCCCTACCACCGCCTGCGGCGGGGCGAGGCCGGGGGCGATCCGGTGAGGGACGATCTGGCGGGCGCCTGCGTATTCGTCGGCGTTGCGGAGCTGTATTCGCCGGAACAGCAGGATGCCTTTCACACCGTCTACTCAAGCGCCGACGGCATCGACATCAGCGGCGTCGAGATCGCGGCGACCGCGTTCGGTAACCTCCTCACCGGCCGGACCATGCGTCAGGCGGGAGCGGCGGCGGGCGCGGTCCTGGTGTTGGCGCTCGGAATCGTCGTCGGCGCCGTCGCCTACGTCCTGCCGGCGGCGACCGCGGTGCCGGCCGTCGCCCTAGTGGCCGGCGGTTATGTCGCTGCGGCCCAATTGGCGTTCAACCGCGCCGACCTTTGGTTGCCGCTGGCGACCCCGGTGCTGGTCCAGCTTCCGTTCGCGTTGCTGGTGGGCGTGCTCGGCCAGTACCTCCTGGCCCGCCGGCAGCGGGCTCGCGCCGGCCGCGCCATCCGCTACTTCGTGCCGGAGGCGGTGGCGGCGGCGCTGACCGAGCGCGACCTGGAGCCGAGCGCCCTCAACCGCGTCGTCTACGCCGCGTGCCTCGCCAGCGACGCCCAGGGCTACACGGCGTTTTCGGAGAAGCTGGAGCCGACGGCGCTGGCATTGATCATGAAGGAGTACTTCGACGCGCTGGCGGAAGCGGTGCGGCGCCACGATGTGGACGTCTGGGCGTTCGTCGCCGACAGCCTGATGTGCGCCTGGACCGCCGCCGCGCCTGACATCGCGGTGCGCCGCAAGGCCTGTCTGGCGGCGCTCGACGCCCGCGCCGCCATGGATCGCTTCGCACGGGAGCGGACCGGGGGCCGTCTCATGACCCGCATCGGGCTCCATGACGGCCAGGTGCAGGTGGGGCCGGCCGGCGGCGGCGGCCGCTTCGTCTACAACGTCACCGGCGATCCCGCCAACACTGCAGCGCGCATCCAGAACCTTAACAAGCGGCTCCATGCGAAACTCCTCGCCAGCATGCAGGTAGTGGAGGGCGTGGACGAGGTGCTGGTCCGCCCGCTCGGCGACTTCCAGATCGTCGGCAAGGCGGAGCCGATAGCCATTTGTGAAATCATTACGCATCGCAGCACCGCGACCGCACACCACCTCGAGGTGTGCGAGCGCTTCGAGGAGGCGCTGGATGCCTACCGGCAGCGGCAGTGGACAACCGCCGAGGACCTGTTTGCCGTGGTGCTCGATCTCGAGCCGCACGACGGGCCGAGCCGCCTCTACAGGCAAGCCTGCAAGCGCAACCAGATGTTGCCGAGAGGTGCGGCCTCGACGGTCATCACCGACAGCCGATCCTGA
- a CDS encoding cytochrome c1, with product MNRLVAAAVAGLLTAFSATDGRAAEATPPAEDWSFGGIFGTFDRGALQRGFQVYRQVCASCHGVDLIAFRNLTDLGYTPEEVQEIAAQYEVEDGPDEEGEMFMRPGKAADTFPSPFPNEQMARAANGGALPPDLSLITKARAGESVFKATKFREYGTDYVYGILTGYKDEVPEDVELMEGMYYNEYFPGHQIAMAPPLYDEAVE from the coding sequence ATGAACCGCCTCGTAGCCGCGGCCGTCGCGGGCCTGCTGACGGCTTTCTCCGCCACGGACGGACGGGCGGCGGAGGCGACTCCTCCCGCCGAGGACTGGAGCTTCGGCGGGATCTTCGGCACCTTCGATCGCGGCGCGCTGCAGCGCGGCTTTCAGGTCTACCGCCAGGTCTGCGCCAGTTGCCACGGCGTCGACCTGATCGCGTTCCGCAACCTCACTGATCTCGGCTACACGCCGGAGGAAGTGCAGGAGATCGCGGCGCAATACGAAGTGGAGGACGGTCCCGACGAGGAGGGAGAGATGTTCATGCGGCCGGGCAAGGCCGCAGACACCTTCCCGTCGCCATTCCCCAACGAGCAGATGGCGCGCGCCGCCAACGGTGGCGCATTGCCCCCCGACCTGTCGCTCATCACCAAGGCCCGCGCTGGCGAATCGGTGTTCAAGGCCACCAAGTTCCGCGAGTACGGCACCGACTACGTCTACGGGATCCTCACCGGCTACAAGGATGAGGTGCCGGAGGACGTCGAACTGATGGAGGGGATGTACTACAACGAGTATTTCCCGGGGCATCAGATCGCGATGGCGCCGCCGCTCTACGACGAGGCGGTGGAGTAG
- the petA gene encoding ubiquinol-cytochrome c reductase iron-sulfur subunit, with protein sequence MAHAASDSPGHSGDGESRRDFLLIATGTVAAAGVALAVWPFIDSMNPAKDTLALATTGVDLSPVEEGQRITVVWRGKPVFIDHRTAEQIEEARDVPIDQLVDPQPDAERVQKPEWLVMIGVCTHLGCIPLGQKSGDPRAEFGGWFCRVTARTTTSGGIQKGPACPNLVVPPYEFVDDTTIRIG encoded by the coding sequence ATGGCACACGCAGCTTCCGACTCTCCCGGGCACTCTGGCGATGGCGAGTCGCGGCGAGATTTTCTTCTGATCGCCACCGGCACCGTCGCCGCGGCCGGCGTGGCGCTCGCGGTCTGGCCGTTCATCGACAGCATGAATCCGGCCAAGGACACGCTGGCGCTGGCCACCACGGGCGTCGATTTGTCACCCGTGGAGGAAGGCCAGAGGATTACGGTCGTTTGGCGGGGCAAGCCCGTATTCATTGATCATCGCACTGCCGAGCAGATCGAAGAAGCGCGGGATGTTCCCATCGATCAGCTGGTCGATCCGCAACCGGATGCTGAGCGGGTTCAGAAGCCGGAATGGCTGGTGATGATCGGGGTCTGCACGCACTTGGGCTGCATTCCTCTCGGTCAGAAGTCCGGCGATCCGAGGGCGGAATTCGGCGGCTGGTTCTGTCGTGTCACGGCTCGCACTACGACGTCGGGTGGAATCCAGAAAGGGCCGGCATGCCCCAATCTCGTCGTGCCTCCATACGAATTCGTCGACGACACCACCATCCGCATCGGCTGA
- a CDS encoding TonB-dependent receptor: protein MIIPRWRWLLGVLGAVWLLCNPAANAAGPCNDPVGRVVSAEGVVDVRRSAAGDWRRADAETLLCAGDMIRVGDNGRAAVSFFNDGVIRLDQNSSLRLLTETSQQRTFLELLSGAINFFSRRPRSLQVDTPYVNAAAEGTEFAVLVGGGRTEIVVFEGRVVAANDQGRLELGNGEAGVATAGTAPSRMVVVRPADAVQWALYYPPILALPPEEPGQGQGQLIAQSHVRRAAALLNVGRVAEAEAAAEAALAADPSAGLAWSLRAVIAVAANDRARALTAARQGVALAPDAAAAKIALSYALQADQRLEEARDVLQAAVEQSPGDGLAWARLAEIRLALGARQEALAAARTAETLAPTLGRVQTVLGFAALTAFRYDDAALAFRRAAVLDAADPLPRLGLGLAKIRGGDLEEGRRELEIAAGLDPGDSLVRSYLGKAYFEERRDAFAARELERAKELDPLDPTPHLYDAIRKQTENRPVEALRDIERSIALNDNRAVYRGRLLLDKDRAARGASLGRIYEDLGFQQLGVNEAAWSLALAPSDASAHRFLADLNRTRPRHELARVSELLKSQLLQDININPIQPSFLETDLNVISRGGPGSPGLNEYTPLFERNEAHLALSTVAGSNRRWGGEAIASGVYDGLSASGGHFHLQDDGFRDNNDFAVDLSTVFAQVAVTPNASVQVEARRERRDQGDLILNFDPADYRPDFRQEIEQDNVRLGGRLSFAPGSDLLASVAYGRRENRLEDLPSFQDDVIEDEGYQGEMQYIVSGDKYNLSVGGGLYDVDVTERFQLDGITSKPDVTHQTVYAYGNATPFDDVVVTLGLSWASFRQERDGEEEIDVDGLDPKLGVQWNVTDRLRLRAAYLETVKRPLVIEQTLEPTQVAGFNQFYDDLDGSESRRYGVGLDVRLLDDLYAGAEASRRTIDIPILTPAGFPTIQETWEEDLYAGYVYWTPGDRWAVRAAVEAETFERPETTFLGFSFPFPGSVETVMVPVSVNYFHPSGWFAGAKGTFVDQTVDISSFSAYPEDSDSFFLVDAVIGYRLPKRLGIVSVEGRNLLNQQFRFQDDSFRSSTRIGPMFVPETTVQARLTLNF from the coding sequence ATGATTATTCCGCGATGGCGCTGGCTGCTCGGGGTTCTGGGCGCCGTCTGGCTTCTTTGCAATCCTGCGGCAAATGCCGCCGGGCCGTGCAACGACCCGGTGGGCCGGGTCGTGTCGGCGGAGGGCGTGGTCGACGTACGGCGCTCCGCGGCTGGCGACTGGCGACGGGCTGATGCCGAGACGCTGCTGTGCGCGGGCGACATGATCCGGGTCGGCGACAACGGTCGCGCTGCGGTCTCATTCTTCAACGACGGAGTCATCCGCCTCGACCAGAACTCCAGCCTGCGCCTGCTGACGGAGACGTCGCAACAGCGGACCTTCCTGGAACTCCTGTCGGGGGCGATCAATTTCTTCAGCCGGCGGCCGCGCTCGCTCCAGGTCGACACGCCTTATGTGAACGCCGCCGCCGAGGGCACCGAGTTCGCGGTTCTGGTTGGCGGCGGGCGCACCGAGATCGTGGTGTTCGAAGGCCGGGTCGTCGCCGCCAACGACCAGGGGCGGCTCGAACTGGGCAATGGCGAGGCCGGCGTTGCGACTGCCGGCACCGCGCCGAGCCGGATGGTCGTGGTGCGGCCGGCCGACGCGGTGCAATGGGCGCTCTACTACCCGCCGATCCTGGCGCTGCCGCCAGAGGAACCGGGGCAGGGGCAGGGGCAACTCATCGCGCAATCCCACGTGCGACGGGCCGCGGCCCTTCTCAACGTCGGTCGGGTCGCGGAGGCGGAGGCGGCGGCGGAAGCGGCGCTGGCCGCGGACCCGTCGGCGGGGTTGGCGTGGTCGCTGCGCGCGGTGATCGCGGTCGCCGCCAACGATCGTGCGCGGGCGCTGACGGCGGCGCGCCAGGGTGTGGCGCTGGCTCCGGACGCGGCGGCGGCGAAGATTGCGCTGTCCTACGCACTCCAGGCCGATCAGCGGCTGGAGGAGGCGCGCGACGTGCTGCAGGCGGCGGTGGAGCAGAGCCCCGGCGACGGCTTGGCGTGGGCGCGGCTCGCCGAGATCCGCCTCGCGCTCGGCGCTCGCCAAGAAGCTTTGGCCGCGGCGCGGACGGCGGAAACCCTGGCTCCGACGCTGGGGCGAGTGCAGACCGTGCTCGGCTTCGCGGCGCTCACCGCATTCCGCTACGACGACGCGGCGCTGGCGTTCCGGCGCGCCGCGGTGCTCGATGCCGCCGATCCGCTACCGCGCCTCGGGCTCGGCCTGGCGAAGATCCGCGGCGGCGACCTGGAGGAGGGCCGGCGGGAACTGGAAATCGCCGCTGGTCTCGATCCCGGCGATTCGTTGGTGCGCTCCTACCTCGGCAAGGCCTACTTCGAGGAGCGGCGGGACGCTTTTGCGGCGCGGGAACTGGAGCGCGCCAAGGAACTCGACCCGCTCGATCCCACTCCCCACCTCTACGACGCCATCCGCAAGCAGACCGAGAATCGGCCGGTCGAGGCTTTGCGCGACATCGAGCGCTCGATCGCCCTCAACGACAACCGCGCCGTCTACCGCGGCCGCCTGCTGCTCGACAAGGACCGCGCGGCGCGCGGCGCCAGCCTCGGGCGCATCTACGAGGACTTGGGGTTCCAGCAACTCGGCGTCAACGAAGCCGCGTGGTCGCTCGCTCTGGCGCCGAGCGATGCCAGCGCCCATCGCTTCCTCGCCGATCTCAACCGGACGCGCCCCCGCCACGAACTGGCGCGGGTGAGCGAGCTCTTGAAGTCGCAGTTGCTGCAGGACATCAATATCAACCCAATCCAGCCCAGCTTTCTCGAAACGGATCTGAACGTGATCTCCCGCGGGGGGCCGGGGTCGCCAGGGTTGAACGAATACACCCCGCTGTTCGAACGCAACGAGGCGCACCTGGCGCTGTCCACCGTCGCCGGAAGCAACCGCCGCTGGGGCGGCGAGGCGATTGCGTCGGGCGTCTACGATGGCTTGTCGGCCAGCGGCGGCCATTTTCACCTCCAGGACGACGGCTTTCGCGATAACAACGACTTCGCTGTGGATTTGAGCACCGTGTTCGCCCAGGTCGCCGTTACGCCGAACGCCAGCGTGCAGGTCGAGGCCCGGCGCGAACGGCGGGACCAGGGGGACCTGATCCTGAACTTCGATCCGGCGGACTACCGCCCCGACTTTCGTCAAGAGATCGAACAGGACAATGTTCGCCTGGGCGGCCGGCTGTCCTTCGCGCCCGGCTCGGATCTCCTCGCTTCCGTCGCCTATGGGCGACGCGAGAACCGTCTGGAGGACCTGCCGAGCTTTCAGGACGACGTGATCGAGGACGAGGGCTATCAGGGCGAGATGCAGTACATCGTCAGCGGCGACAAGTACAATCTCTCCGTCGGCGGCGGGCTCTACGACGTGGACGTCACCGAGCGCTTCCAGTTGGATGGCATTACCTCGAAGCCCGACGTGACCCACCAGACCGTCTACGCCTACGGCAACGCCACGCCTTTCGATGATGTCGTCGTGACGCTGGGGTTGAGCTGGGCGTCGTTCCGGCAGGAACGGGATGGCGAGGAGGAGATCGATGTGGACGGGCTCGATCCGAAGCTCGGCGTGCAATGGAACGTCACGGACAGGCTGCGCCTGCGCGCGGCCTACCTGGAGACCGTCAAGCGGCCGCTGGTGATCGAGCAGACCCTGGAACCGACGCAGGTCGCCGGTTTCAACCAGTTCTATGACGACCTGGACGGCAGCGAGTCGCGCCGCTACGGGGTCGGGCTCGATGTTCGTCTGCTCGATGATCTGTACGCCGGCGCGGAAGCGTCCCGGCGGACCATCGACATCCCCATTCTCACCCCCGCCGGTTTCCCGACGATCCAGGAAACGTGGGAGGAAGACCTCTACGCCGGGTACGTCTATTGGACACCCGGCGACCGCTGGGCGGTGCGCGCCGCTGTCGAGGCCGAGACATTCGAAAGGCCGGAAACGACGTTCCTCGGGTTCTCGTTCCCGTTCCCCGGCAGCGTCGAGACGGTCATGGTTCCGGTGTCGGTCAACTATTTTCATCCGAGCGGGTGGTTTGCGGGCGCCAAAGGCACGTTCGTCGACCAGACGGTCGACATCTCCAGTTTCTCCGCCTATCCGGAAGACAGCGACTCGTTCTTCCTGGTCGACGCCGTCATCGGCTACCGTCTGCCGAAGCGGCTCGGCATCGTCAGCGTCGAGGGACGCAATCTTCTCAATCAGCAGTTCCGGTTTCAGGACGACAGCTTCCGGTCGTCCACCCGGATCGGCCCGATGTTCGTGCCCGAAACCACGGTGCAAGCCCGACTGACATTGAATTTCTGA
- a CDS encoding DUF2189 domain-containing protein, giving the protein MAENEAPAGQSAARGNVLPYADRINTVRSDEPFKWLAAGWRDFRRSGLVSLAYGLIFVAAGVALTIGLYAADFAYLIAPLIGGFLLVGPALTVGFYTISRDLEAGRKPSLARALTAWRANPVHLLGFGLAQVLFMIIWVRLAVMIFALSFPYQSMDLQSMVNAALFSVQGNLFLMIGTLVGSVMATLAFTFSVVSLPLMLDRKADIVQAVVISVVAVITNIRVMVVWAALIVVFTIAGLATFYIGLAVTLPLIGHASWHAYRALIR; this is encoded by the coding sequence ATGGCCGAAAACGAAGCGCCAGCCGGGCAAAGTGCGGCGCGTGGAAATGTGCTGCCCTACGCCGATCGGATCAACACGGTCCGCAGCGACGAGCCGTTCAAGTGGCTGGCGGCCGGGTGGCGGGATTTCCGCCGGTCCGGCCTGGTCAGCCTCGCCTACGGCCTGATCTTCGTCGCCGCCGGCGTGGCCCTCACCATCGGCCTTTACGCCGCGGACTTCGCGTATCTCATCGCGCCGCTGATCGGCGGCTTTCTCCTGGTCGGCCCCGCTCTCACTGTCGGCTTCTACACCATCAGCCGCGATCTGGAGGCCGGCCGCAAGCCGAGCCTCGCCCGGGCGCTGACTGCCTGGCGCGCCAATCCGGTGCATCTGCTCGGGTTCGGCTTGGCGCAGGTGCTGTTCATGATCATATGGGTGCGCCTCGCGGTCATGATCTTCGCGCTGTCGTTTCCGTACCAGTCCATGGACCTGCAAAGCATGGTCAACGCCGCCCTGTTCAGTGTCCAGGGCAACCTCTTCCTGATGATTGGCACCCTCGTCGGCAGCGTCATGGCGACCCTCGCCTTCACCTTCAGCGTGGTGTCGTTGCCGTTGATGCTCGATCGCAAGGCCGACATCGTGCAGGCGGTGGTGATCAGCGTCGTCGCGGTCATCACCAACATCCGGGTCATGGTGGTTTGGGCGGCGCTGATCGTGGTGTTCACCATCGCCGGATTGGCGACGTTCTACATCGGCCTGGCGGTCACCCTGCCTCTGATCGGGCACGCGAGCTGGCACGCCTACCGCGCCTTGATACGCTGA
- a CDS encoding Crp/Fnr family transcriptional regulator: protein MSDKRRALRDVFAQHNLLGVFSPEDLDRLAAVSLTRTYRPGQNIFLKGDLGDSMMAVLSGRVRISSNSADGREVVLAVLEPGELMGEIAMIDGGERTADAVALAPTDLLILSRRDFLPCLRQSSEACWKLLMIMAQRLRRTDEQVEDMSFLPLKIRLAKRLLFLADHYGEPSGASIRISIHLPQQLLASMVSTSREAVNKQLRAWHEAGVVDVKRGVIIVLDREALEDVVSEEPQR, encoded by the coding sequence ATGAGTGACAAGCGCCGGGCGTTGCGGGACGTCTTTGCACAGCACAACCTGTTGGGCGTGTTCTCGCCGGAGGATCTCGACCGTTTGGCCGCGGTTTCGCTGACGCGTACCTACCGCCCGGGCCAGAATATCTTTCTGAAAGGGGACCTGGGCGATTCGATGATGGCGGTGCTCTCCGGCCGAGTGCGCATTTCCTCCAACTCCGCGGACGGCCGCGAGGTCGTCCTGGCGGTGCTGGAACCCGGCGAACTGATGGGCGAAATCGCGATGATCGATGGCGGGGAGCGCACCGCCGACGCTGTCGCCCTTGCGCCGACCGATTTGTTGATCCTGTCCCGCCGCGATTTCCTGCCGTGCCTGAGGCAGAGTTCCGAGGCGTGCTGGAAGCTCCTCATGATTATGGCCCAGCGCCTGCGCCGCACCGACGAGCAGGTGGAGGACATGAGCTTCCTGCCCCTCAAGATTCGCCTCGCCAAGCGCCTCCTGTTCCTTGCCGACCACTATGGCGAACCCAGTGGCGCGTCGATCCGCATCTCCATCCACCTGCCGCAGCAATTGCTGGCCAGCATGGTGAGCACGTCGCGGGAGGCGGTAAACAAACAGCTCCGCGCCTGGCACGAGGCCGGCGTGGTCGACGTTAAACGCGGCGTCATCATCGTGCTGGATCGTGAAGCGCTGGAAGACGTCGTAAGCGAGGAGCCGCAGCGCTGA
- a CDS encoding bifunctional aldolase/short-chain dehydrogenase has translation MQNRWSNTEADAAVRRYAEQRVERDLALRTYSTRLLGGEPRLVIHGGGNTSVKTTMREINGEPVDVICVKGSGWDMATIEPAGLPAVRLAPLQKLAELDALSDEAMVNALRGNLLDSTAPNPSVETLLHAFLPHRYIDHTHANAVLALTDQPDGEALCREVFGETMAYVPFIMPGFALAKKAMEAFRETPEVEGMVLLKHGVFTFGDSAEQAYRRMIDKVSEAEARIARTRRDGGDADGGALARARRRLFPAKARPAAAAPSAAAAPVAAVAPILRGLAAIDAGNGDVRRWILDFRSGPEILAFVNGPDLARYSQQGTATPDHVIRTKHRPLIVPTPAADNLEEFRAGAEAAMAAYVAEYHAYFARNNARHDPPKQELDPAPRMILVPGLGLFGLGASAKAAAIAADLAETNVEVISAAESMSRYEVLPEADTFDMEYWSLEQAKLGKATEKPLARHVVVVTGGGSGIGAATAAAFRAEGAEVAVLDRDGEQAEAVARANGGLGLACDVTNRSAVRAAFDRLAETFGGVDIVVSNAGAAWQGRIGEVPDDVLRQSFELNFWAHQTVAQAAVRIMRAQGTGGCLLFNVSKQALNPGPDFGPYGLPKAATLALMRQYAIDHGRDRIRASAVNADRIRTGLLTDDMVRDRADARGVSEAAYMSGNLLGAEVTAEDVACAFVHLALARRTTAAVLTVDGGNIAAAVR, from the coding sequence ATGCAGAACCGCTGGTCGAACACCGAAGCTGACGCTGCCGTCAGGCGCTACGCCGAGCAAAGGGTCGAGCGCGACCTTGCCTTGCGCACCTATTCCACCCGCCTGCTCGGCGGCGAACCGAGGCTGGTGATCCACGGCGGCGGCAACACCTCCGTCAAGACGACGATGCGGGAGATTAACGGCGAGCCGGTGGATGTGATCTGCGTCAAGGGCAGCGGCTGGGATATGGCGACCATCGAGCCGGCCGGCCTGCCGGCGGTGCGCCTCGCTCCGCTGCAGAAACTGGCCGAACTCGATGCGCTGTCCGACGAAGCCATGGTCAACGCCCTGCGCGGCAACCTGCTCGACTCGACGGCGCCCAACCCGTCCGTCGAGACGCTGCTGCACGCCTTCCTGCCACACCGCTACATCGATCACACCCACGCCAACGCTGTGCTGGCGCTGACCGATCAGCCGGACGGCGAGGCGCTGTGCCGGGAGGTGTTCGGCGAGACGATGGCGTACGTCCCGTTCATCATGCCCGGATTCGCTTTGGCCAAGAAAGCCATGGAGGCGTTCCGGGAGACGCCGGAGGTGGAGGGCATGGTGCTGCTGAAGCACGGCGTCTTCACCTTCGGCGACAGCGCCGAGCAGGCCTACCGACGGATGATCGACAAGGTGTCGGAAGCCGAGGCGCGCATTGCGCGGACCCGGCGCGACGGCGGTGACGCCGATGGCGGCGCGCTGGCGCGGGCGCGGCGCAGGTTGTTCCCGGCAAAGGCGCGGCCCGCGGCGGCAGCGCCGTCGGCCGCCGCGGCGCCGGTCGCCGCCGTCGCCCCGATCCTGCGCGGCCTCGCCGCAATCGACGCCGGGAACGGCGATGTTCGCCGGTGGATCCTGGACTTCCGCAGCGGGCCGGAGATCCTGGCGTTCGTCAACGGGCCGGATCTCGCCCGCTACAGCCAGCAAGGCACCGCCACGCCGGACCACGTTATTCGCACCAAGCACCGGCCGCTGATCGTGCCGACCCCGGCGGCCGATAACCTGGAGGAGTTCCGGGCCGGGGCGGAGGCGGCGATGGCCGCCTACGTCGCCGAGTATCACGCCTACTTCGCGCGCAACAACGCCCGTCATGACCCGCCGAAGCAGGAACTGGATCCTGCGCCGCGGATGATTCTGGTGCCGGGACTCGGCCTGTTCGGCCTTGGCGCCTCGGCCAAGGCAGCGGCGATTGCCGCCGATCTCGCCGAGACCAACGTCGAGGTGATCAGCGCCGCCGAGAGCATGAGCCGCTACGAAGTGCTCCCGGAGGCCGACACCTTCGACATGGAATACTGGTCGCTCGAACAGGCAAAGCTCGGCAAGGCCACGGAGAAGCCCCTCGCCCGCCACGTCGTGGTCGTCACGGGCGGCGGTTCCGGCATCGGCGCGGCGACCGCGGCGGCGTTCCGCGCCGAGGGCGCAGAAGTCGCGGTGCTCGACCGCGACGGCGAACAAGCTGAAGCTGTCGCCAGGGCCAACGGCGGCCTGGGCCTGGCTTGTGACGTCACCAACCGGTCGGCGGTGCGGGCGGCGTTCGACCGGCTCGCCGAAACCTTCGGCGGGGTGGACATCGTGGTCTCCAATGCCGGCGCCGCCTGGCAGGGGCGAATCGGCGAGGTCCCCGACGACGTGCTGCGCCAGAGCTTCGAGCTCAACTTCTGGGCCCACCAGACGGTCGCCCAGGCCGCCGTCCGCATCATGCGGGCGCAAGGCACCGGCGGCTGTCTGTTGTTCAACGTCTCCAAGCAGGCCCTCAATCCCGGCCCCGATTTCGGTCCTTACGGCCTGCCCAAGGCGGCGACCCTGGCGCTGATGCGCCAATACGCCATCGACCACGGCAGGGACCGCATCCGCGCTTCGGCCGTCAATGCCGACCGAATCCGCACCGGCCTGCTCACCGACGACATGGTGCGGGACCGGGCCGATGCGCGCGGCGTCAGCGAGGCGGCTTACATGTCCGGAAATCTGCTCGGCGCAGAGGTCACTGCCGAAGACGTCGCCTGCGCCTTCGTTCATCTGGCGCTGGCGCGGCGCACCACCGCCGCCGTGCTCACCGTCGACGGCGGCAACATCGCGGCGGCGGTTCGGTGA